GCACTTAACCAgttaaacaaacaagcaaatgaGAAACTAAGATGACTGAAAATGAACATTGTTATCTGACCCATATACCAATCTtaacgaaaatcatcaaaggaGTTGAACATAGGGTTTAGGGTGAACGAAAAGTAGAAAGCTATGGATCTTGATGccaaaattcatttttctaGTAGTGCACACTCCAGAATTCCCCATTGAAGTCGCCAATTAGTGCACCTTCATGCAAGTTGTTATCTTTAGCATGACTGCGTGCAGTGGAAGTGAGATATATTCCCTGAAAGCCCAAACTTAGATTAGTAAAGATACAAGAGGCTAATGACAATTTGAAGAAAATATAGAACTTAGACATGTTTCCATGTATGTACCTGTCCAACCAACATTATAGAAGCAAAAAACCCAAGAAACAAAGAGGACGGAACCAGTGTATAACTGCAGGATGAATAACACAATGAGGATAATTGAATTTTGATAACTAGAAACTATAGGTATAGGAAGTACAgctcaaaaaattgaaaactgtgTTAATGGTCAATCTGTTCCCTAAAAGATTTTGCCGCAAGTAAGTATGTCTTTGGAAGAAGAAAATACTTGCAAAGTTGCAAGTCCCTGAACGTATAAAACATCAGTCAAGTTACAGAAGTTTAAGTTGATTGTAGTGACTAAATTGAGTGACCGTTTAAACATTCAGGAACTTTCAAATATATTACCTTGACCTTCTTAGTGGCAAAATCATTCGAGGCGTGATCTGTATAAAAAGAGAAGCTTCTGTATTTCTTAGTGAAAAGACCTGCTATTGAATCACATATGAGCAAGACAGCCAGTGAGCATGAACTTGACAATACAAATGCAGATTGCAGAAATTATTGATCACACTAGTATAGGGGAAATGCTTCACGTTACACAAGAATACAACCCTAGATACATAGTAGATACTCTCAAATGTGCACAAACATTTTCATGCCAAGCTACAAAGGAAGTTCTCAACTGGGAGTTTGCAATGCCAACAGCGAGGGTTTATAGTAAGTCATGGATTAGAACATGTTTAAAACATAACATAAACTCCCAAAATATCCTTATttcaacaaagaaagaaaatattgaAAACCCACAATCCAAAATTGTTTTTCCTCTAGGTATGCAAAGAGCAGAATTGAAAATACAAGCACCTTTTGAAGTAGGTAGGTCCTTGCCGTCCTTTCTGTAATACTCCCTAATGGAGACCAGTGTTTTCCCTCTGAAATCCTGAATCGTCACCTTCCTCTTCTCCGAAAGCTGaaacaacccaccaaaacaaaCAGGAAAACAATCAAATTTCTTCAACCTAAGCAACCATTGCTTCAAAAAATAACCAGAGTGTGAAGATGAAACAGACCTTGCAGATGATGAGATCGCCATCGTCATCGAACTCCTTGTCCTGGGTAACTCcttgttgttcttgttgttcTTCATCTAGCTGTTGCTGCTTCTCTTCGAGAAAAGCTTGCACGATCTGCTTGACGAAGGCTTTgaagggagggagagagaggtCGAGGCCTGGAGTGTCAAACAGAGCTCCAGAAACCGAAACCGAAGACGCCGCGCCAGAGATAGAGTTCGATCTGGTGAGGTTTCAAGCTTAGAGCGCGAGATATTTGTTTTCGTAATGAGAGGAAGAAAGGGTTGTGTCGAATTCACAAGGTCCTTGAAGGAAGCTAACAACAAGGTCCTGAACGAAGCTAACAACTCGCCGCTGAACGAAGCTAACAACAAGGTCCTTGAAGGCAGTGAGAGCGAAGGCAGCGAGAGCGGCGGCAGCGAGGACCGGCGACAGCGAGAGCGGCGGCAGCGAGGACCGGTGACAGCGAGAGCGGTGAGTAGTGGCGGTGAGGCGACGATGCGAATGCAGCGAGAGCGGTGAGGCTACGATCGGGttttgggtttgttttgggttTCTGTGTGAGAATGCTAGGTTTGTGATGTGTTTGGGTTTAATTTTCATGaaggacttttcacatcggttgtattatatctgatgtgaaaagtacttcatgagggacttttcacatcggttgtattatacctgatgtgaaaagtaattcattaaaatttcaaaaatgccaccgcTTTAACCTTTCACATCGGGTTTTATAGCAACCGATGTAAAACATATTtactaattattttttacatCGGACATATTCTgaactgatgtgaaaagtcttaTGAAAGTTCACTGTAATTTCGAAATTGCCACCGCATTACCTTTCACATCAGGTATTTAatcaactgatgtgaaaaccctgatgtgaaaaatcctttttctagtagtgtcttcagatcttctgaagcttttctactgttcattttgaacatagagattgcgaaagcgttgctagggtcactctttaagcacagtgcttcttaTTTGTGTGATAttatatcaaggtcagagcctgtcatgaacacactcagaaaacacgttagagtaccataattgttcatactaaaacgttaacttgtaatcatcaaaatatagagttgtactacatgatcaaaacttgatcttacattgttTGCCTTACTGCTCGCATGATCGTACTGAGAGGTGCGTTCAGTTTGGTTTGCTGCCCCTGGACGAGTGCGTTTCCTCCCTGAGCCGCCTGATTTGCTGGAGTAGGTTGGGCATTTCTATGCCAAATGTTACTTTGTGGCCCTTGCCTGCCTGAAGAGTAGGGCGCCAGCCTAGGCTAGCGCGGTGTTTGAGCTGGGCGCTGATCTTTCGAACCACACCCCTTCTGCTGTAACTTTGGGTTGGTTACGCCAGTTGTCTCTATCTTTTTTGGTTTGCTCATCTTGCTCTACCAAGATGAATTCATGTGCTCTAGTACGTAAGTCCATCATGTCTGTGGCGGGTCTTCTGGGTAAGTCTTTGTTCAACGAGCCACACCTGAGCCCGTTTTTGAAGGCCGCCACACATACTTCCGGACTGGCATGCTCCAACTGTACTGAAACTCTGCTGAATTGAGCCATCTACGTTTTGATACGTTCGCCCACCTGCTGACGAATGTTAAACAAATCAGCCGGGGTTACCTTTTGAGTTTGATTGGCTGAAAATTGTGTTAGGAACTTAGTTGACAAGTCGGTGAAGTTTGAAATGGAATATGGGGGTTGTTTGATAAACCAAGTCATTGCCACGCCCTTAAatgtggaaggcaataatctgCATTTTACCGCATCAGTGGCCCCGCCAATGACCATCTTAGTATTAAAATACCGTAAGTGATCTATCGGGTCAGTGTCGCCCCCATACATATCCAATGTCAAGGTTTGCAAATGCTCCGGTATCTCAACTGCAGCCACAATGGGCGCGAAGGGTTGAAAATCCACCACATCCTCTGCATCCACACGCTGTCCACGCCTCAGATCACGCATTTGGTTAAGATACTCCACCTGAGCCTGCAAGTGCTCGTTCTGGCGTTGAACCGCATGGATGGTGTCCAACACCTGCTTTAGTTCAGCAGATTATGCTCCCAATGCGTGGTCTTTCGCCTGCACAGGTGTTTAAGCTTGCTGATCACCCAAAGCTTCTGTCTCCGGGGTGGGGAGCTTCGTTTTAAGGTCCAACCATGACCTCACTGCCACACCTGGTTGTACTGGATTTTCTGGAACCGTGGTGGCTTGAGATCGTACTGCCACCGAGGCTCCATCAGAAGAAGCTTCCCCCTCCGATTCAGGTTGAATCAGATGTGCCTGGCTTCGGCCTCCGCTATGACGGTCACCACGACGACGACGTGGTGCCCGCCCACCACAAGAACGTGTCTCCATGAAAAATAATCTGCCTCTATCACGTCAGTAGAAGAAAAACCACTGAGTAAGAGCCagagacggcgccaatgttctggtCTAAGGTCTAACACCATAGAGTACCCTTGATAAACCCTTACAGAGCTAAAAGAATATATGTGATGTATGAATAAGGAAATTATCTTATTAATGATTAAAAGGTGTctagtacaaggtgaggacacccccttttatagtgggaattgtccttatctagaatattcatggacttgggccttacatgcaAGACCCAAATCCCAATGTAGAATAAGACAAATACATATATCATCATTATAAGCAAGACAAAGCAACTAGGGCTCAGCCCTTTATCCAGAGGAGAACAATCTCACTGGGCAGGTCTACAGGCTTGTTCTAGCCCGCCAAGTccagaatgcatgaaacactacatgagactcaacaaaaagactccaatcaaacaaagaaattacctaaaaacactactaaaccaGGGTCATCAACTAATTACTTTGACTGTCCTTGTTTGCAGCGACTTCCAATGCATATGGGATTCCAGACGAAACAAGTAGATCAcaagttcttagttcttttaACTATCCTTGTTTGTCCTGAAATTCAATTCATATGAAGTTCCAAGATGTAACAAGTAAGTCACATTTATGTAGCTCCTGAAAAGTAAACAACAAGGATTCTTTAGATATCATTGATATACTCTTGGAggactcttgaaaattgttatcattcaaaacatgcTAGACGATGAAGGCGTTTGAAATTAACATTAGTGTGAACTAAGTCCAATATATGTGACCTCCTATGAGGAGGGTAGGTGCATTGAGAAACTCTATGTTTTTTTTGGGGCTTAAATAatcttttggtccttgaaattgtaaaaggaaACAAATTGAGTCCCTAAAAAAATTTGGCATCAAATTGCATCCcttgaattaatttttaatcaaattaggtccttttgctcaattttgaccagtcaacggtccagtggcaAGCCAATTCAGCTGAGGATGACCACGTGGACTTTTTctcatcaattttagtcccttgaaaaatattttaatcaattttagtcatttttttccaccttcatcttcttcctcttccaccttcttcctcttc
This portion of the Lotus japonicus ecotype B-129 chromosome 3, LjGifu_v1.2 genome encodes:
- the LOC130744213 gene encoding uncharacterized protein LOC130744213, coding for MRDLRRGQRVDAEDVVDFQPFAPIVAAVEIPEHLQTLTLDMYGGDTDPIDHLRYFNTKMVIGGATDAVKCRLLPSTFKGVAMTWFIKQPPYSISNFTDLSTKFLTQFSANQTQKNLTRSNSISGAASSVSVSGALFDTPGLDLSLPPFKAFVKQIVQAFLEEKQQQLDEEQQEQQGVTQDKEFDDDGDLIICKLSEKRKVTIQDFRGKTLVSIREYYRKDGKDLPTSKAGLFTKKYRSFSFYTDHASNDFATKKVKLYTGSVLFVSWVFCFYNVGWTGNISHFHCTQSC